One Cryobacterium psychrophilum DNA segment encodes these proteins:
- a CDS encoding phytoene desaturase family protein: protein MTAMTPRRIVVLGAGIGGLTAAALLARAGHDVTVLEGSDWVGGKSRRLEVGGQRIDTGPSLVTFPAVWDELLRRYDALGARGAPSGAGDAGGDSSVGRLQLRRLPEVGRYFYGGQTVTLPVEEGHPWRAAWERFDREHGGLGPEITSLLTADPLDPTAFPAAGVLARLYGTRLTTKRFLDALTWMPEGLREVIAIHTLNAGVPPTRSLSLYASMPAVMARDGVWVPEGGVYELPLALHRLALQAGARVHTGESVVSVERSRVRTVAAEYRADVVVSALDPGVLAGLLGGGSSRARGLTCSGVAIYGVLDQLLPKTTATHSVVMPDDPAALHRSLAAGLPPEQTMAFVNYYRPGEVYPNEKATVALLLTAPADGRRYGLDDTFVRREVGRISEVMGLDQPITQLLGDYEILDPEYFGGWGATGGALYGATRPLWQSGPFHVPAYRDPRRRWLWRVGASVHPGGGIPAVLGGAMTSSAKLLRTLRG, encoded by the coding sequence ATGACCGCAATGACACCCCGGCGGATCGTCGTGCTCGGGGCCGGAATCGGCGGGCTCACGGCTGCCGCGCTGCTGGCCAGGGCCGGGCACGATGTCACGGTACTCGAAGGCAGCGACTGGGTCGGCGGCAAGAGCCGGCGGCTCGAGGTCGGCGGCCAGCGAATCGACACCGGCCCCTCCCTCGTCACGTTCCCGGCAGTGTGGGATGAACTACTGCGCCGCTACGACGCACTTGGCGCAAGGGGTGCGCCGAGCGGTGCGGGCGATGCCGGGGGCGACTCGTCGGTGGGCCGGCTGCAGCTGCGGCGTCTGCCCGAGGTGGGGCGCTACTTCTACGGCGGGCAGACGGTCACCTTGCCGGTGGAGGAGGGGCACCCCTGGCGGGCGGCGTGGGAGCGCTTCGATCGTGAGCACGGCGGCCTCGGACCCGAGATCACCTCGCTGCTGACCGCCGACCCGCTCGATCCGACGGCGTTTCCCGCAGCGGGCGTCCTCGCACGCCTGTACGGCACCCGACTGACGACCAAGCGCTTCCTCGACGCCCTGACCTGGATGCCCGAGGGATTGCGCGAGGTGATCGCCATCCACACACTGAACGCGGGGGTGCCGCCCACCCGGAGCCTTTCGCTCTACGCGAGCATGCCAGCGGTGATGGCCAGGGACGGCGTCTGGGTGCCCGAGGGTGGGGTCTATGAGCTGCCACTCGCCCTCCACCGGCTCGCCCTGCAAGCCGGTGCGAGGGTGCACACTGGCGAGAGCGTCGTGTCGGTGGAGCGGTCGCGGGTGCGCACGGTTGCGGCCGAGTACCGGGCCGACGTGGTGGTGAGCGCTCTCGACCCGGGGGTGCTCGCTGGGCTCCTGGGCGGTGGGTCGTCGCGGGCGCGAGGTCTCACCTGCTCGGGCGTGGCCATCTACGGCGTGCTCGACCAGCTTCTGCCGAAAACCACGGCGACGCACTCCGTGGTGATGCCGGACGACCCGGCCGCCCTGCATCGCAGCCTCGCGGCGGGGCTCCCACCCGAGCAGACCATGGCCTTCGTGAACTATTACCGTCCGGGCGAGGTCTACCCCAACGAGAAGGCCACCGTCGCGTTGCTGCTGACCGCGCCCGCCGACGGCCGCCGGTACGGCCTCGACGACACCTTCGTGCGACGGGAGGTCGGGCGCATCAGCGAAGTCATGGGACTCGATCAGCCGATCACCCAGCTGCTCGGCGACTACGAGATTCTCGATCCCGAGTACTTCGGGGGCTGGGGGGCGACGGGTGGGGCGCTCTACGGCGCGACCCGCCCGCTCTGGCAGAGCGGCCCGTTCCACGTGCCCGCCTACCGGGACCCTCGACGCCGGTGGCTCTGGCGCGTCGGGGCATCGGTGCACCCCGGTGGCGGAATTCCGGCGGTGCTCGGCGGGGCAATGACCTCCAGCGCCAAGCTGCTTCGGACCCTGCGCGGCTGA
- a CDS encoding sterol carrier family protein, whose protein sequence is MARARIDDGAGRVAVRAALAAGADASRDIRAQAVRYTLQLLAEQAEGNTLEVRVPPFGAVQCVAGPRHTRGTPPNVIETDVATWLDLATGGLTWTDGIATGRIHASGARADLTGHVPVLPL, encoded by the coding sequence ATGGCACGAGCACGAATAGACGACGGCGCCGGCCGGGTGGCCGTGCGCGCGGCGCTCGCCGCGGGGGCCGACGCGAGCCGGGACATCCGCGCCCAGGCCGTGCGGTACACCCTGCAGCTGCTCGCCGAGCAGGCAGAGGGCAACACCCTCGAGGTGCGCGTGCCGCCCTTCGGCGCCGTGCAGTGCGTGGCCGGGCCGCGCCACACCCGTGGCACGCCGCCCAACGTGATTGAAACGGATGTCGCCACCTGGCTCGACCTCGCCACCGGCGGCCTCACGTGGACCGACGGCATCGCCACCGGCCGCATCCACGCCTCCGGTGCGCGCGCCGACCTCACCGGCCACGTTCCCGTTCTTCCGCTCTGA
- a CDS encoding TetR/AcrR family transcriptional regulator, which yields MTSSTRAPQEGSQPRRRDARQNRERLVTEARALFATDGVDASLEEIARRADVGVATLYRNFPTRDDLVRALYELALAELASVRGEIEAAPTAWDGVVVYTERVAEWLVADPALPPILKRMALIDPANRPAAPFDSFIAGRVAQAKKDGDLRPDVDAVDIAVLVTMVGSLGSLGDGYAGQWRRQLSIVLDGLRVAGSARPKLAGRPLNAKQFRATLHGLTRRAKRAGRAGHGPVA from the coding sequence ATGACATCGTCGACTCGAGCCCCGCAGGAGGGTTCGCAACCCCGGCGCCGCGACGCGCGGCAGAACCGGGAACGTCTGGTCACCGAGGCCCGGGCACTGTTCGCGACCGACGGCGTCGATGCCTCCCTCGAAGAAATCGCCCGCCGCGCCGACGTGGGCGTGGCAACGCTCTACCGAAATTTTCCCACCCGTGATGACCTTGTGCGGGCCCTGTATGAGCTGGCACTCGCCGAGCTCGCCTCCGTGCGCGGTGAGATCGAGGCGGCGCCGACGGCCTGGGACGGCGTGGTCGTCTACACCGAACGCGTCGCCGAGTGGCTCGTGGCCGACCCGGCCCTGCCGCCCATTCTGAAGCGGATGGCGCTCATCGATCCCGCGAACCGGCCGGCGGCCCCGTTCGACAGTTTCATCGCCGGCCGCGTCGCCCAGGCCAAGAAAGACGGCGACCTGCGTCCCGACGTCGATGCCGTGGACATTGCCGTGCTCGTGACGATGGTGGGCTCGCTCGGCAGCCTCGGCGACGGCTATGCCGGCCAGTGGCGTCGGCAGCTGTCGATCGTGCTCGACGGGCTGCGGGTGGCGGGTTCTGCCAGGCCCAAGCTCGCCGGCCGTCCGCTCAACGCCAAGCAGTTCCGCGCGACCCTGCACGGCCTCACGCGTCGCGCGAAACGCGCCGGCCGCGCCGGCCACGGCCCCGTAGCCTGA
- the purD gene encoding phosphoribosylamine--glycine ligase translates to MKILVLGSGAREHAIITALRREEPAHFIEAAPGNAGIAADVAVVPLDPNDPVAVADYATLNDVQLVVIGPEAPLVAGVADALRTRGIAVFGPDKAAAALEGSKTFAKRIMDDAGVPTGRAVRAGNLAEVESALTEFGAPYVVKADGLAAGKGVLVTEDLAAALAHATFWLEHGSILIEEFLDGQEISLFLLSDGHNVLPLSPAQDYKRLGNNDAGPNTGGMGAYSPLPWLDAQFGNERLFVQEIIDTVALPTVRQLAQEDTPFIGLLYCGLILTKQGIRVIEFNARFGDPETQVVLPRLITPLSELLFAASTGALDDRAWPEFSTDVAVTVVLASENYPETPLTGREITGLDAALQVPDVTIAHAATANRDDTLVSTGGRVLSVVAVGASFAEARERAYEALGHVSLEGAQFRTDIAARVA, encoded by the coding sequence GTGAAAATTCTTGTTCTCGGATCCGGTGCCCGCGAGCACGCCATCATTACCGCGCTGCGTCGCGAGGAGCCCGCGCACTTCATCGAGGCGGCGCCGGGCAATGCCGGTATCGCCGCGGACGTCGCCGTCGTGCCGCTCGACCCGAACGACCCGGTCGCTGTCGCCGACTATGCGACGCTCAATGACGTGCAACTCGTCGTGATCGGGCCGGAGGCACCGCTCGTGGCGGGCGTCGCCGACGCGCTGCGCACCCGCGGAATCGCCGTTTTCGGACCCGACAAGGCCGCCGCGGCCCTCGAAGGCAGCAAAACCTTCGCCAAGCGCATCATGGACGACGCCGGCGTGCCCACCGGGCGTGCTGTGCGCGCCGGAAACCTCGCGGAGGTCGAGTCCGCTCTCACGGAGTTCGGCGCCCCCTACGTGGTGAAGGCCGACGGCCTCGCCGCCGGCAAGGGCGTGCTCGTGACCGAGGACCTCGCCGCCGCCCTCGCCCACGCCACATTCTGGCTCGAGCACGGCAGCATCCTCATCGAGGAATTTCTCGACGGCCAGGAGATCTCCCTGTTCCTGCTGAGCGACGGCCACAACGTGCTGCCGCTCTCCCCCGCCCAGGACTACAAGCGCCTCGGCAACAACGATGCCGGCCCGAACACCGGCGGCATGGGTGCCTACTCGCCGCTGCCGTGGCTCGATGCCCAGTTCGGCAACGAGCGTCTCTTCGTGCAGGAGATCATCGACACCGTGGCCCTGCCCACCGTGCGGCAGCTCGCCCAGGAAGACACCCCATTCATCGGGCTGCTCTACTGCGGACTCATCCTCACCAAGCAGGGCATTCGCGTGATTGAATTCAACGCGCGCTTCGGCGACCCGGAGACCCAGGTGGTGCTGCCGCGCCTCATCACCCCGCTCTCCGAACTCTTGTTTGCCGCGTCCACAGGCGCGCTCGACGACCGCGCCTGGCCCGAATTCTCGACCGACGTTGCCGTAACCGTGGTGCTCGCGAGCGAGAACTACCCGGAGACCCCGCTCACGGGCCGCGAGATCACGGGCCTCGATGCGGCGCTCCAGGTACCCGACGTCACCATCGCGCACGCCGCGACCGCCAACCGGGATGACACGCTCGTCTCCACCGGCGGCCGTGTGCTGAGCGTGGTCGCCGTGGGAGCCTCGTTCGCCGAGGCCCGCGAACGCGCCTACGAAGCCCTCGGCCACGTGTCGCTTGAGGGCGCCCAGTTCCGCACGGACATCGCCGCGCGCGTCGCCTGA
- a CDS encoding phosphoribosylaminoimidazolesuccinocarboxamide synthase, with protein sequence MTESDQPTASVALDLPGWRHAYSGKVRDLYIPQASTTDAAADLTTASRVLVVASDRVSAFDHVLEPGIPGKGELLTTLSLWWFDRLNPVPNHLVADHELVDDTVRELTPAAVAGRAMLCTTLDMFPVECVVRGYLTGSGWKEYQASQSVCGIALPAGLTNGDRLPEPIYTPAWKAPMGEHDENISFARTVELVGEGVAAELRDLSLALFATASTIAETAGVILADTKFEFGANRVTGVTTLADEVLTSDSSRYWDEEAWRTGTTPEARMASFDKQIVRDWLAAHWDGVGTPPVLPAEIVEQTAARYRELLERLTRA encoded by the coding sequence GTGACCGAATCCGACCAGCCCACAGCATCCGTCGCCCTCGACCTGCCAGGATGGCGACATGCCTACTCGGGCAAGGTGCGCGACCTCTACATTCCGCAGGCTTCGACAACGGATGCCGCAGCCGATCTCACGACCGCTTCCCGCGTGCTCGTGGTCGCGAGCGATCGGGTAAGTGCGTTCGACCACGTACTGGAGCCCGGCATCCCCGGCAAGGGCGAGCTGCTGACCACCCTGAGCCTGTGGTGGTTCGACCGGCTGAACCCGGTTCCCAATCACCTCGTGGCCGACCACGAACTCGTGGACGACACCGTGCGCGAGCTGACTCCGGCCGCCGTTGCCGGCCGCGCGATGCTCTGCACCACGCTCGACATGTTCCCGGTGGAGTGCGTCGTGCGCGGCTACCTCACCGGTTCGGGCTGGAAGGAATACCAGGCCAGCCAGTCGGTGTGCGGCATCGCCCTGCCGGCCGGGCTCACGAACGGCGACCGACTCCCGGAGCCCATTTACACTCCCGCCTGGAAAGCACCGATGGGCGAGCACGACGAGAACATCTCATTCGCGCGCACCGTCGAGCTCGTCGGCGAGGGCGTGGCTGCCGAGCTGCGCGACCTGTCGCTCGCCCTGTTCGCCACGGCGTCGACGATCGCCGAAACCGCCGGCGTTATTCTCGCTGACACCAAGTTCGAGTTCGGAGCGAACCGCGTGACGGGCGTCACGACCCTCGCCGACGAGGTGCTCACGAGTGATTCGAGCCGCTACTGGGACGAAGAGGCCTGGCGCACGGGCACCACCCCCGAGGCGCGCATGGCGAGCTTTGACAAGCAGATCGTTCGAGACTGGCTCGCCGCTCACTGGGACGGCGTGGGCACCCCACCCGTGCTCCCCGCCGAAATTGTGGAGCAGACCGCCGCCCGGTACCGCGAGCTGCTCGAGCGCCTCACCCGCGCCTGA
- a CDS encoding VOC family protein — protein MRIKMCSVHVKDPADAFDFYTKILGFDELMKAPEAELYIVRSSEEPDGVGLILEPTDTRVAKAYQEGIARLGLPAIVFGTPDVQAERDRLVALGVNFVVEPSTDAYGTTADFDDTCGNLIRLSQD, from the coding sequence ATGAGAATCAAAATGTGCAGCGTGCACGTCAAAGACCCTGCCGACGCGTTCGACTTTTACACGAAGATCCTCGGATTCGACGAACTCATGAAGGCGCCGGAGGCGGAGTTGTACATCGTGCGGTCGTCCGAAGAACCCGACGGTGTTGGCCTGATTCTCGAGCCCACCGACACCAGGGTGGCCAAGGCCTACCAGGAGGGCATCGCCCGCCTGGGCCTCCCCGCGATCGTCTTCGGCACCCCGGACGTGCAGGCGGAGCGCGATCGACTGGTGGCGCTCGGCGTGAACTTCGTGGTTGAACCCAGCACGGACGCCTACGGCACAACGGCCGATTTCGATGACACGTGCGGCAACCTCATTCGGCTGAGCCAGGACTAG
- a CDS encoding amidohydrolase family protein, translating to MTVLPPFLDAHVHLALIDPAPLLSHGIARVLDLGGYGGGATGPSAPAPELPDTALAGQFLTAPGGYPARTVWAPAGSVCEVTTVTDAAAAVDVQEAGGASVIKVTLNSVAGAVLASEILDAIVARAHRLGLPVVAHAEGTGEAERAFVAGVDMLAHTPFSERIDDELVAAMAGRMTWISTLDIHGHGHRTASFDLASDNLARFHDAGGRMLYGTDLGNGPLPVGLNRQEIEALLRAGLSPDDVIGALTNDAGLRWPTGATERVTVIAGERPSDPADFAAWLCTARAVNRSSHHSEAHDADDQKDPHDLAV from the coding sequence ATGACGGTCCTCCCCCCGTTCCTTGACGCCCATGTGCACCTCGCGCTGATCGACCCCGCACCGCTGCTCTCCCATGGCATCGCCCGGGTGCTCGATCTCGGTGGGTACGGGGGCGGAGCCACCGGGCCGTCTGCCCCCGCACCCGAACTCCCCGACACGGCGCTGGCCGGGCAGTTCCTCACCGCACCGGGCGGGTACCCCGCACGAACGGTGTGGGCGCCGGCCGGGAGCGTCTGCGAGGTCACCACCGTGACCGACGCGGCAGCGGCGGTCGACGTGCAGGAGGCGGGCGGGGCATCCGTCATCAAAGTCACCCTGAACTCGGTGGCCGGTGCGGTACTCGCCAGCGAGATTCTTGACGCGATCGTGGCCCGCGCGCACCGGCTCGGACTGCCCGTCGTCGCCCACGCCGAGGGTACCGGGGAGGCGGAGCGTGCCTTTGTGGCCGGTGTGGACATGCTCGCGCACACGCCGTTCAGCGAACGGATTGACGATGAACTCGTGGCCGCCATGGCCGGGCGCATGACGTGGATCAGCACCCTCGACATTCACGGGCACGGACACCGCACCGCCAGCTTCGACCTGGCGAGTGACAATCTGGCTCGCTTTCATGACGCGGGCGGGCGGATGCTCTACGGCACCGATCTGGGCAACGGCCCGCTGCCGGTGGGGCTCAACCGGCAGGAGATCGAGGCGCTCCTTCGCGCCGGCCTGTCACCCGACGACGTGATCGGCGCCCTGACGAACGACGCGGGGCTGCGCTGGCCCACCGGCGCCACCGAGCGGGTTACCGTTATTGCGGGCGAGCGCCCGAGCGACCCGGCCGATTTCGCTGCCTGGTTGTGTACCGCCCGCGCGGTGAATCGCTCGTCGCACCACTCGGAAGCACACGACGCCGACGACCAGAAGGACCCGCATGACCTCGCAGTATGA
- a CDS encoding carboxyl transferase domain-containing protein, with protein MTDTASAKKPHLTATELIAVVLDEGTFASWDQPVIDPDPNDAYASDLQRAREKTGVDESVLTGEGLIRGRRVAVVVSEFSFLAGSIGLSAADRIVAAIERATRAGLPLLAGPASGGTRMQEGTLAFLSMVKITAAVLAHRQAGLPYLVYLRHPTTGGVMASWGSLGHITVAEPGALLGFLGPRVYEALYGKPFPPGVQVAENLFDKGIIDAVVPPEQLPEILDRVLTVLLSSPVAPVVAPASLEVRPGSDAAWASIQISRNPRRPDLRQLLAWGAHDVLPLNGTGQGENDPALMLAMARFGDQGCIVLGHSRPRPSQDTKMGPASLREARRGMRLAEELGLPLLTVIDTAGAALSKEAEEGGMAGEIARSLLELIGVRSPTVSVLLGQGAGGGALALLPADRTIAAQHAWLSPLPPEGASAIVHRSIEFAPQMSEAQGVNVSSLYANGVVDHIVDERPDAASEGKAFCQRMAAAIEYELSTLRATPVDALLPKRVARYRGMGRLT; from the coding sequence GTGACCGACACCGCCTCAGCGAAGAAACCCCACCTGACCGCGACCGAACTCATCGCGGTCGTACTCGATGAGGGGACGTTCGCGAGCTGGGATCAGCCCGTCATCGACCCCGACCCGAATGATGCGTACGCGAGCGACCTGCAGCGTGCGCGGGAGAAGACCGGAGTCGACGAATCCGTGCTCACGGGGGAAGGCCTCATCCGCGGCCGCCGCGTGGCCGTTGTCGTGAGCGAGTTCTCATTCCTGGCCGGTTCCATCGGCCTGTCCGCCGCTGATCGCATTGTGGCCGCCATCGAACGAGCCACCCGCGCGGGGCTGCCGCTGTTGGCGGGACCGGCCTCCGGGGGCACCCGCATGCAGGAGGGAACGCTCGCGTTCCTCTCCATGGTGAAGATCACCGCGGCGGTGCTCGCCCACCGCCAGGCCGGGCTGCCGTACCTGGTGTACCTGCGGCATCCCACGACCGGCGGCGTCATGGCGTCGTGGGGTTCGCTCGGCCACATCACCGTGGCCGAACCGGGCGCGCTGCTCGGGTTTCTCGGCCCGCGCGTCTACGAGGCGCTCTACGGAAAGCCGTTCCCGCCCGGCGTGCAGGTTGCCGAGAACCTCTTTGACAAGGGCATCATTGACGCGGTCGTGCCGCCCGAGCAGCTGCCCGAGATTCTCGATCGGGTGCTGACGGTGCTGCTGTCGTCGCCTGTGGCCCCGGTCGTGGCGCCGGCCTCGCTCGAGGTACGGCCCGGGTCGGACGCGGCGTGGGCATCCATTCAGATTTCGCGTAACCCGCGCAGACCAGACCTGCGGCAGCTGCTCGCGTGGGGCGCCCACGACGTGCTGCCGCTCAACGGAACCGGACAGGGCGAAAACGACCCGGCGCTCATGCTCGCGATGGCCAGGTTTGGGGACCAGGGCTGCATCGTGCTCGGCCACAGTCGCCCGCGACCGTCCCAGGACACCAAGATGGGCCCGGCATCGCTGCGGGAGGCCCGTCGCGGCATGCGGTTGGCCGAAGAACTCGGCCTGCCGCTGCTGACCGTGATCGACACCGCGGGCGCCGCGCTGTCGAAGGAGGCCGAGGAGGGCGGCATGGCCGGGGAGATCGCCCGGTCGTTGCTGGAGCTCATTGGTGTGCGCTCACCCACCGTGTCCGTGCTGCTCGGGCAGGGCGCGGGCGGCGGGGCGCTCGCCCTGCTGCCGGCCGACCGCACCATTGCCGCGCAGCACGCATGGCTGTCGCCGCTGCCACCCGAGGGGGCGAGTGCCATCGTGCATCGCAGCATCGAGTTCGCGCCGCAAATGTCAGAGGCGCAGGGTGTGAACGTGTCCTCGCTCTACGCCAACGGAGTCGTCGACCACATCGTCGATGAACGTCCAGACGCCGCCAGCGAGGGCAAGGCATTCTGCCAGCGGATGGCGGCGGCCATCGAATACGAGCTGTCCACGCTCCGGGCTACCCCGGTGGACGCCCTGCTTCCGAAACGCGTGGCCAGGTATCGGGGTATGGGTCGCCTCACCTGA
- the kynA gene encoding tryptophan 2,3-dioxygenase, with translation MPVEHNTRDFDPEIVTDFRERMSYGAYLDLPTLLTAQKPVSVPEHHDELLFIIQHQTTELWLKLMLHELRAATESLRLDDLAPALKRIARVKHIQRTLTEQWSVLATLTPTEYAEFRGFLGNSSGFQSYQYRAVEFALGNKNKRMLSVFESDPAALELLTEVFEAPSIYDEFLRYLARNGFDISPDVLNRDVTEAWVLHPELVTTFRRIYENASEHWSAYEACEELVDLEDNFQLWRFRHLKTVQRIIGMKPGTGGSSGAAFLQKALELTFFPELFAVRTEIGR, from the coding sequence ATGCCCGTCGAGCACAACACCAGGGACTTTGACCCCGAGATCGTCACGGATTTTCGCGAGCGAATGAGCTATGGCGCCTACCTGGACCTGCCCACACTGCTCACGGCACAGAAGCCGGTGAGCGTTCCGGAGCACCACGACGAGCTTCTGTTCATCATTCAGCACCAGACGACCGAGTTGTGGCTCAAGCTCATGCTGCACGAGCTGCGCGCCGCCACGGAGTCGCTGCGCCTGGACGACCTCGCCCCGGCACTCAAACGCATCGCCAGGGTCAAGCACATTCAACGCACCCTCACGGAGCAGTGGTCGGTGCTCGCGACCCTCACTCCCACCGAATACGCCGAATTCCGCGGGTTTCTCGGCAACTCGTCCGGTTTTCAGTCGTACCAATATCGCGCCGTCGAGTTCGCCCTCGGAAACAAGAACAAGCGGATGCTCAGCGTGTTCGAGAGCGATCCCGCCGCCCTCGAACTCCTCACGGAGGTATTCGAGGCCCCGAGCATCTATGACGAGTTTCTGCGCTACCTGGCCCGTAACGGCTTCGACATCTCCCCGGACGTACTCAACCGGGATGTGACCGAGGCCTGGGTGCTTCATCCCGAGCTCGTGACCACGTTCCGCCGGATCTACGAGAACGCGAGCGAACATTGGAGCGCCTACGAGGCCTGCGAAGAACTCGTCGACCTCGAGGACAACTTTCAGTTGTGGCGGTTTCGGCATCTCAAGACCGTGCAGCGCATCATTGGGATGAAGCCAGGCACGGGCGGGTCGAGTGGCGCCGCTTTTCTGCAGAAGGCGCTTGAGCTCACGTTCTTCCCCGAGCTATTCGCCGTGCGCACCGAGATTGGTCGCTGA
- the mmsB gene encoding 3-hydroxyisobutyrate dehydrogenase → MAVIGWIGLGNMGGPMTANLVKSGHTVRGFDLSSAALDAAVAAGVTSTASIAEAVAGADVVFTMLPKGEHARAVYLGDEGILASAASGTLLVDSSTIDIESAQALHDAAAAAGFRFVDAPVSGGMTGAQAATLTFMIGGESGAVADASVFIEAMSANIIPTGGATTGQAAKICNNLMLFINLAGVAEGATLADRLGLDKQVFWDIASVSSGDSWALRTWYPVAGPVPTSAANNDFAPTFTAELANKDVGLAIAAAKATDTPLEIGEHVQQLFQRLIDVGEGGKDCSKIVDLVNGTVPAPGA, encoded by the coding sequence ATGGCGGTAATCGGATGGATCGGTCTGGGCAACATGGGCGGCCCGATGACGGCAAACCTCGTGAAGTCCGGGCACACCGTGCGCGGATTCGACCTGAGCTCCGCGGCCCTCGACGCCGCTGTGGCTGCGGGTGTCACGAGCACGGCGAGCATTGCGGAGGCTGTGGCGGGTGCCGACGTGGTGTTCACGATGCTGCCCAAGGGCGAGCACGCGCGGGCCGTCTATCTCGGCGACGAGGGGATTCTTGCCTCCGCTGCATCGGGCACTCTGCTCGTTGACTCTTCCACCATCGATATTGAATCGGCGCAGGCCCTGCACGACGCCGCCGCAGCGGCCGGATTCCGTTTCGTCGACGCACCGGTCTCCGGCGGTATGACCGGTGCGCAGGCCGCGACCCTCACTTTCATGATCGGCGGCGAATCCGGCGCTGTCGCCGATGCCAGCGTGTTCATCGAGGCGATGAGTGCCAACATCATTCCCACCGGAGGCGCCACCACCGGTCAGGCCGCCAAGATCTGCAACAATCTCATGCTTTTCATCAACCTCGCGGGAGTCGCCGAGGGCGCCACCCTCGCCGACCGGCTCGGCCTCGACAAGCAGGTGTTCTGGGACATTGCCTCCGTCTCCTCCGGCGACAGCTGGGCGCTGCGCACCTGGTATCCGGTGGCGGGTCCGGTGCCCACCTCGGCGGCCAACAATGACTTCGCGCCCACGTTCACTGCGGAACTCGCGAACAAAGATGTCGGGCTCGCAATCGCGGCTGCGAAGGCCACCGACACACCACTCGAGATCGGCGAGCACGTGCAGCAGCTCTTCCAGCGCCTGATCGACGTCGGTGAGGGTGGCAAAGACTGCTCGAAGATCGTGGACCTCGTGAACGGCACCGTCCCCGCCCCCGGCGCGTAA
- a CDS encoding UbiA family prenyltransferase, with protein MLLRLILISRPVLWVNTIGTTAIAMWLTGDLWRWDVVPLLLWATLPFNLLIYGVNDIFDQETDALNSRKGGLEGARIADSESRRILAAVVLTNVPFVAYFLFALPLDALAWILAYIVIFVQYSAPPLRFKARSFLDALSNAAYAFPLVFVPLAFGESPVWGAAIGLMAWSVAKHTFDAVQDIDEDRAAGIVTTAVRLGPRGSALWSAVWWSVSTVCFAFVNIPVAVVNALIAGWLLLRLRRDPTPNGARRLYRYSIAFPYAAGSVAGVQIVAALLLGVYS; from the coding sequence GTGCTCCTTCGACTGATTCTGATATCGCGACCGGTGTTGTGGGTGAATACGATCGGCACGACGGCGATCGCCATGTGGCTCACGGGCGATCTGTGGCGGTGGGACGTCGTTCCCCTGTTGCTGTGGGCGACGCTGCCGTTCAATCTCCTGATCTACGGCGTCAATGACATCTTCGACCAGGAGACCGACGCGTTGAATTCGCGGAAGGGCGGCCTCGAGGGCGCCCGGATCGCCGACTCCGAGTCCCGGCGCATCCTCGCCGCGGTCGTGCTGACGAATGTGCCCTTCGTCGCCTACTTCCTCTTCGCACTGCCGCTGGACGCACTTGCCTGGATCCTCGCCTACATCGTCATCTTCGTGCAGTACTCGGCGCCGCCGCTGCGCTTCAAGGCGAGGTCGTTCCTGGACGCGCTGAGCAACGCGGCCTACGCGTTCCCCCTCGTGTTCGTTCCTCTCGCCTTCGGGGAGTCCCCGGTCTGGGGTGCCGCGATCGGGCTGATGGCCTGGAGCGTGGCCAAGCACACCTTCGATGCCGTGCAGGACATCGACGAGGACAGGGCGGCCGGCATCGTCACCACGGCGGTGCGCCTGGGGCCGCGCGGGTCCGCGCTGTGGAGCGCCGTCTGGTGGTCGGTGTCAACCGTCTGCTTCGCGTTCGTCAACATCCCGGTCGCCGTGGTGAACGCCCTGATCGCCGGCTGGCTGCTGCTGCGCCTGCGCCGGGATCCGACCCCGAACGGCGCCCGCCGTCTCTACCGGTATTCGATTGCGTTCCCCTATGCGGCCGGTTCTGTTGCCGGCGTGCAGATCGTGGCTGCGTTACTGCTGGGAGTCTATTCATGA